In one Candidatus Ozemobacteraceae bacterium genomic region, the following are encoded:
- a CDS encoding NAD-dependent epimerase/dehydratase family protein, with protein MFRNALVVGGAGFVGSNLAITLKQNVPAGNVQAFDNLHRRGSELTLKRLREAGVAFVHGDIRISEDFACFGDLDLIIDCSAEPSVLAGIGGDPSYVIQTNLFGTFHILELARRKNARLVFLSTSRVYPVRHLLNIPLQQTVGRFVLGSPLPRGLTPEGITEEFPLDGPRTLYGASKLASELLIQEYIETYGLKAVINRCGIITGPWQMGKVDQGVVALWVAHHVFKRPLKTIGFGGQGLQVRDAIHVDDLADLLGIQLSNIDKASGTCFNVGGGHAVSFSLAELTALCEEVTGNRVPMESVAETRPGDVPYYVTDASLVSRTFGWKPKRDMRAIVAEIASWIESHRDELKDIL; from the coding sequence ATGTTTCGAAATGCGCTTGTAGTCGGGGGGGCCGGGTTCGTCGGTTCGAATCTCGCCATCACCCTCAAACAGAACGTTCCGGCAGGGAATGTCCAGGCATTCGACAACCTCCATCGCCGCGGCAGCGAGCTGACCCTCAAACGTCTGCGCGAGGCGGGGGTCGCCTTCGTGCACGGCGACATCCGCATTTCCGAGGATTTTGCGTGTTTCGGCGATCTCGACCTGATCATCGACTGTTCGGCCGAGCCGTCGGTCCTGGCCGGCATCGGCGGCGACCCGTCGTATGTCATCCAGACGAACCTGTTCGGGACCTTTCACATACTCGAACTCGCCCGTCGGAAGAACGCGCGGCTCGTGTTCCTTTCCACCAGCCGCGTCTACCCCGTCAGGCATCTTCTGAACATCCCTCTGCAGCAGACAGTCGGCCGATTCGTCCTGGGCAGCCCCCTCCCCCGCGGCCTCACGCCGGAGGGCATCACCGAGGAGTTCCCGCTGGACGGCCCCCGGACGCTCTACGGGGCGAGCAAGTTGGCCAGCGAACTGTTAATCCAGGAATATATCGAGACCTATGGATTGAAAGCGGTCATCAACCGCTGCGGCATCATTACGGGGCCCTGGCAGATGGGCAAGGTCGACCAGGGCGTCGTCGCCCTGTGGGTCGCGCATCACGTGTTCAAGCGGCCGCTGAAGACGATCGGCTTCGGCGGCCAGGGGCTGCAGGTCCGCGACGCAATCCATGTGGACGATCTGGCAGACCTTCTCGGGATCCAGCTTTCGAACATCGACAAGGCGAGCGGCACCTGCTTCAACGTGGGCGGGGGCCACGCCGTCTCGTTCTCGCTCGCCGAACTGACCGCGCTCTGCGAGGAAGTTACCGGCAACCGGGTTCCGATGGAATCCGTGGCCGAGACGCGCCCGGGCGACGTTCCCTACTACGTGACGGATGCATCCCTCGTCAGTCGCACGTTCGGCTGGAAGCCGAAACGCGACATGCGTGCCATCGTGGCGGAGATCGCCTCCTGGATCGAGAGCCACCGCGACGAGCTGAAGGACATTCTTTGA
- a CDS encoding NAD-dependent epimerase/dehydratase family protein, which yields MKIAIVTGSAGLIGAEASRFFHSKGYTIFGIDNDMRKEFFGDEASTRWMRLDLEQSLKNYRHFEIDIRDEAALGNAFREAGSDLALIIHCASQPSHDWAAKAPHVDFTVNANGTLNLLELTRQTAPEAPFIFTSTNKVYGDTPNRLPLVEKETRWEVDTAHPFFEHGIDESMSIDQSLHSLFGASKVAADVLVQEYGRYFRMKTVCFRGGCLTGPGHSGTQLHGFLAYLMKCAITKTPYKVFGYKGKQVRDNIHSHDLVEAFWQFTQKPRMGEVYNMGGSRHSHCSMVEAIKKCENITGNTMITEYVESNRIGDHIWYVSDVRRFQEHYPDWKYQYDIDELLKDIYRGLVERR from the coding sequence ATGAAGATAGCGATTGTCACAGGATCGGCAGGATTGATCGGGGCGGAAGCCAGCCGTTTTTTCCATAGCAAGGGCTATACCATATTCGGCATCGACAACGACATGCGGAAGGAGTTTTTCGGCGACGAGGCCTCGACGCGCTGGATGCGCCTCGACCTCGAGCAGTCGCTGAAGAACTACAGGCATTTCGAGATCGACATCCGAGACGAAGCGGCGCTCGGCAACGCGTTCCGCGAGGCCGGTTCCGACCTCGCCCTCATCATCCACTGCGCCTCGCAGCCGTCCCACGACTGGGCGGCGAAGGCGCCGCACGTGGATTTCACCGTGAATGCGAACGGCACGCTGAACCTGCTCGAACTGACCCGCCAGACCGCCCCGGAAGCACCGTTCATCTTCACCTCGACGAACAAGGTATACGGCGACACGCCGAACCGGCTTCCGCTCGTCGAGAAAGAGACCCGGTGGGAAGTCGACACCGCCCACCCCTTTTTCGAGCACGGCATCGATGAGTCGATGTCGATCGACCAGAGCCTGCACAGCCTCTTCGGCGCCTCGAAGGTCGCGGCGGACGTGCTGGTGCAGGAATACGGCCGCTATTTCCGGATGAAGACCGTCTGTTTCCGCGGCGGCTGCCTGACCGGCCCCGGCCATTCGGGAACCCAGCTGCACGGGTTCCTGGCCTACCTGATGAAGTGCGCCATCACGAAGACGCCGTACAAGGTGTTCGGATACAAGGGCAAGCAGGTGCGCGACAACATCCACAGCCACGATCTCGTGGAGGCGTTCTGGCAGTTCACGCAGAAGCCCCGCATGGGCGAGGTTTACAATATGGGCGGCTCGCGGCACAGCCACTGCTCGATGGTCGAAGCCATCAAAAAATGCGAAAATATCACTGGAAATACAATGATCACCGAATATGTCGAGAGCAATCGCATCGGCGATCACATCTGGTATGTGAGCGACGTCCGCCGGTTCCAGGAACATTATCCCGACTGGAAATACCAGTATGACATCGACGAACTGCTGAAGGACATCTACAGGGGGCTCGTCGAGCGCCGCTGA